One window of the Chryseobacterium camelliae genome contains the following:
- a CDS encoding S41 family peptidase has product MTGILPRLYLFFYCLMISCTLSAQKNAVSYVEEAITLMKKNSVNKGTVDWTKLSEEALASAADKGTAREAYPIITKSLELLQDQHSGFYPPEMVSAYMKRYTESGLEFPYSKDSLINGQLAYLSVPAIGNLNQDDWKLYVSDFYKKIKALDARNPKAWILDLRNNDGGMFSPMFKAVQPFLDSEKAVGSIDNSGRTSYYANRKNDVLFGQTVIATIEVPAITLQHKKIPIYILVSKKTASSGEFVTAAFAGQKNTTIIGTHTQGLTSDNSEFRMSDGAILKLTTGILVNRKGDQYKEVGKGIAPDRYVKSKNLQDYIAVLPENR; this is encoded by the coding sequence ATGACCGGAATACTCCCAAGATTGTATCTGTTTTTTTACTGCCTGATGATCTCCTGTACCCTGTCAGCTCAGAAAAATGCCGTAAGCTACGTTGAAGAGGCCATCACGCTGATGAAGAAAAACTCAGTCAATAAAGGGACGGTGGACTGGACAAAGCTCTCGGAAGAAGCTCTGGCTTCTGCTGCCGATAAAGGAACAGCCAGGGAAGCCTATCCGATCATTACTAAAAGCCTTGAGCTGCTTCAGGACCAGCATTCCGGATTTTATCCTCCGGAAATGGTCAGTGCCTACATGAAGCGCTACACGGAATCCGGACTGGAGTTCCCGTATTCAAAAGACAGCCTGATCAATGGCCAGCTGGCCTATCTTTCGGTTCCGGCCATCGGCAATCTGAACCAGGACGACTGGAAGCTGTACGTGAGTGATTTTTATAAAAAAATAAAAGCCCTGGATGCCCGCAACCCAAAAGCCTGGATCCTGGATCTCAGGAACAACGACGGAGGAATGTTTTCTCCGATGTTCAAAGCCGTACAGCCGTTTTTAGACAGCGAAAAAGCTGTTGGATCCATCGATAACAGCGGCAGGACCAGCTATTATGCCAACCGCAAAAATGATGTGCTTTTCGGCCAGACGGTGATCGCCACCATAGAGGTTCCGGCAATTACCCTGCAACATAAAAAAATCCCGATCTATATCCTGGTCAGTAAAAAGACCGCAAGTTCCGGTGAATTTGTTACCGCGGCTTTTGCCGGGCAGAAAAACACCACGATCATCGGAACCCATACCCAGGGACTCACTTCTGACAATTCTGAGTTCAGGATGTCAGACGGTGCCATTCTGAAGCTTACCACAGGAATCCTGGTGAACAGGAAGGGGGATCAATACAAGGAGGTTGGAAAAGGTATTGCTCCGGACCGGTATGTCAAGTCCAAAAACCTTCAGGATTATATTGCTGTCTTGCCGGAAAACCGTTAA
- a CDS encoding NAD(P)H-quinone oxidoreductase, translating into MEAIVITKSGGPEVLQLKEYPTPQISADRVLIEVKAAGINRLDVFQREGNYPPPPGVPADILGVEVAGIIAECGPDVSGFKVGDPVCALLEGGGYAEFVSVREGQCLPVPDGLSFAEAASLPETVCTVWSNIFQRGKLQPGETLLIHGGNSGIGITGIQIAHALGSKVIVTAGSEEKGKICLDLGADLFINYKTQDFEKKLQDEGADVILDMVGGDYLGKNISILKPEGRLVHINAVDGSKTNLDITKVMQKRLTITGSTLRNREYEFKRQLTGQVRDHVWPLIAAKKFRPVIFKTFPFSEASEAHRLLEGGTHTGKIILVR; encoded by the coding sequence ATGGAGGCAATCGTCATTACAAAATCCGGAGGTCCGGAAGTACTACAATTAAAGGAATACCCAACTCCCCAAATATCCGCAGACCGGGTGTTGATAGAGGTAAAAGCAGCGGGCATCAACCGTCTGGATGTTTTTCAGCGTGAAGGCAATTACCCGCCGCCGCCCGGGGTCCCGGCAGATATTTTAGGAGTGGAAGTTGCCGGAATAATCGCTGAATGCGGGCCGGATGTCTCCGGTTTTAAAGTGGGTGACCCTGTCTGTGCTCTTCTGGAAGGAGGCGGTTATGCTGAATTCGTCAGTGTACGCGAAGGACAGTGCCTTCCGGTTCCTGACGGCCTTAGCTTTGCCGAAGCCGCAAGCCTGCCCGAAACGGTATGTACGGTGTGGTCAAATATCTTTCAAAGAGGAAAACTTCAGCCTGGGGAAACGTTATTAATCCACGGAGGAAACAGCGGCATCGGCATTACGGGAATCCAAATAGCCCACGCTTTGGGTTCAAAGGTGATTGTTACGGCAGGATCGGAAGAAAAAGGTAAGATATGCCTGGATCTGGGCGCTGACTTATTCATCAATTATAAGACTCAGGATTTTGAAAAAAAACTTCAGGATGAAGGGGCAGATGTCATTTTAGATATGGTAGGCGGTGATTATCTGGGCAAGAACATCAGCATCCTGAAACCGGAAGGAAGGCTGGTGCATATCAATGCTGTAGATGGCAGCAAGACGAATCTTGATATCACCAAAGTGATGCAGAAACGCCTGACAATTACCGGAAGCACCCTCAGAAACAGGGAATATGAATTTAAAAGACAGCTGACCGGACAGGTTCGGGATCATGTCTGGCCATTGATTGCAGCCAAAAAGTTCAGGCCTGTGATATTTAAAACCTTTCCTTTCTCTGAAGCTTCCGAAGCACACCGATTGCTGGAAGGAGGTACCCATACCGGTAAGATTATCCTGGTAAGATAA
- a CDS encoding alpha/beta fold hydrolase: MSTLKLKDGTEIFYKDQGAGPVLMFHHGWPLSSDDWDAQVIFFLQRGYRVIAHDRRGHGRSSQDIYNHTIEQYASDAAELVEFLDLKDVIHIGHSTGGGEVIRYVNKYAHGRAKKAVLISAVPPVMVKSEHNPDGVPMEVFDNIRDQTLNNRNQFFIDLTFPFYGYNREGADVKEGVQRNWWRQGMMGGIVAHYDGIKAFSETNFTEDLKAVDIPVLLLHGEDDQIVPIENSAIKSAKLLKNGTLITYPGFPHGMPTTEHETINRDLLKFIEA, from the coding sequence ATGAGTACATTGAAATTAAAAGACGGCACAGAGATTTTTTACAAAGACCAGGGAGCAGGCCCGGTTTTAATGTTCCACCACGGATGGCCCTTGTCTTCAGATGACTGGGATGCGCAGGTAATATTTTTCCTGCAGAGAGGCTACAGAGTAATAGCACACGACAGAAGAGGCCATGGACGTTCCAGCCAAGATATATACAACCACACCATTGAACAGTATGCTTCTGATGCAGCTGAACTGGTTGAATTTTTAGATCTGAAAGACGTGATCCACATCGGCCACTCAACAGGCGGCGGCGAAGTCATCCGCTATGTGAATAAATATGCCCACGGAAGGGCAAAAAAAGCGGTCTTGATCAGTGCCGTTCCACCGGTAATGGTGAAAAGCGAACACAATCCTGACGGTGTCCCGATGGAAGTTTTCGACAATATCAGAGACCAGACTCTAAACAACAGAAATCAGTTTTTCATCGACCTGACCTTTCCTTTCTACGGCTACAACAGAGAAGGTGCCGATGTGAAAGAAGGCGTACAGAGGAACTGGTGGAGACAGGGAATGATGGGCGGCATCGTAGCACATTATGACGGGATCAAAGCGTTTTCTGAAACCAATTTTACAGAAGACCTGAAAGCGGTGGATATCCCTGTTTTACTCCTTCACGGTGAAGACGACCAGATTGTCCCTATTGAAAATTCAGCTATAAAATCCGCAAAACTGCTGAAAAACGGAACGCTGATTACCTATCCCGGCTTCCCGCACGGAATGCCCACCACAGAGCATGAAACCATTAACAGGGATCTTCTGAAGTTCATTGAAGCCTAG
- a CDS encoding GLPGLI family protein: protein MKNNLLPIIFFFFFIGKSQTHRFMYDVQFKKDSASNTLTKENYILDIHSKDVLYYSNDFFVADSLIMNNIPFPDDMKLKTSNIISYQVGNDNFDEYDILQNNVLKLQTTDSQNWRLSDEKKQIKDITLQKATTDWGGREWVAWFSSEIPFPVGPYKFHGLPGLIFEIYDTKSNYRFELVKSMKINDIVDNQFIKMTKQKGIPVSWEKYKLTKMKYYESPIDFIRNGVSVSKNDEFFLNDGTKVNSANKREINQHLRSVIKKYNNPIELNKKINYPK, encoded by the coding sequence ATGAAAAATAATTTATTGCCCATTATCTTCTTTTTCTTTTTCATAGGTAAATCCCAAACGCATAGATTTATGTATGATGTGCAGTTTAAAAAAGACTCGGCATCCAATACACTTACAAAAGAAAATTATATTTTAGATATTCATAGCAAAGATGTTTTATATTATTCTAACGATTTTTTTGTAGCAGATTCGCTTATTATGAACAACATTCCGTTTCCTGATGATATGAAATTAAAAACATCCAATATTATATCTTATCAGGTTGGAAACGATAATTTTGATGAATATGATATTTTACAAAATAACGTTTTAAAGTTGCAAACGACCGATTCTCAAAACTGGAGACTTAGTGATGAAAAGAAACAAATAAAGGATATCACATTACAGAAAGCTACGACAGATTGGGGTGGGAGAGAATGGGTTGCATGGTTTTCTTCTGAAATACCTTTTCCAGTAGGACCATATAAATTTCATGGTTTGCCGGGCTTAATATTTGAAATATATGATACAAAAAGCAATTATCGGTTTGAATTGGTAAAGTCGATGAAAATTAATGATATAGTTGACAACCAATTTATAAAGATGACAAAGCAAAAGGGTATTCCAGTATCCTGGGAAAAGTATAAGCTTACCAAAATGAAGTATTATGAATCTCCAATAGATTTCATTAGAAATGGAGTTTCTGTATCTAAGAATGATGAGTTTTTCTTAAATGATGGAACAAAAGTTAATTCTGCTAATAAAAGAGAAATTAATCAACACCTACGCTCTGTTATAAAAAAGTATAACAATCCTATCGAATTAAATAAAAAGATTAACTACCCAAAATAA
- a CDS encoding class I lanthipeptide, with protein sequence MKHLKKLSLKKEKISSLTNSDMQSITGGKQIDNGTGSVGSSRHDFTCCWCTGGNGTNITDPNSGCPNPNPGTSGGQLTCISC encoded by the coding sequence ATGAAACATCTAAAAAAACTATCATTAAAGAAAGAGAAAATTTCTTCTTTAACGAATTCAGACATGCAGTCTATAACAGGAGGTAAGCAGATTGACAATGGAACAGGAAGTGTCGGAAGCTCAAGACATGACTTTACCTGTTGTTGGTGCACAGGAGGGAATGGAACTAATATTACTGACCCAAATTCCGGATGTCCAAATCCTAATCCAGGAACATCAGGAGGTCAACTTACTTGTATAAGCTGTTAG
- a CDS encoding lantibiotic dehydratase: MNNLFSKSLLRTPIYSLEDYKNISDLDKKSLFEYLKKDEFFLYALYTSSPVLYDSLTIIQDFDEKLHSKILLSCYKYYTRMCTRCIPFGLFSGVNIINHEKTAGNSHLIRNNSIKTHTRLDSNYYHVLHESFSTFEKSEIRYYTNTSLYKLGKVFRYTEYESEKFSGKRKYILSQIESDAILNKIIKFCKKGAYYVDIVRLVADEGYEMEDSREYIDLLIESQIIVNNFSVSTIGETSEKFLLNEYKKNENSNEFKFLKCVNDMLSEIDHTDFQTSFSKTKELENLLLSRTTSKSDGLYFHKEVYFDSAEFNFEDSKLIRNAVEHAQLLGQKINPSNTRIAKFVETYSKRYGDTVRKLTDVIDIESGIGYGNFLNSGGIDDSSILSGLKNTTMPNSSIELTDIDLFLISKIKNNIDSKSIDIEEKELQHFKEKNKNRNFEGATFSFMANIYENDEEKKYIYLNNIGGNATRLVGRFTNGNNEIKDLAREIAAYEENYYSDYTCVELDYIPESSLGNVIHREQFRNYKMSFLAGTQQDISIDDLLIQISNNKVVLLTEKGEKILPFFSNAFNVSHPKNLPLFELLVDVLSQFEITNANFFDIKHYHTFFNHIPRITINNTILYRESWAIVIDSLDISKETVFTEKLATEIKAYLSKRNIPVHFVLADGDNELVINYKNAISLEIFFNELKKKKSMIIYEWLPNELNSIVKSQDGSSTYNNEFLFLKKNTINPLLMPITDIRKSKAYKVKSHLTPYSEWVYFKIDIGNKTVDNFLLGLYILVKKLLADKVIEKFFYIKYVEGSFQLRIRFLLMNKSDYVHLLNTVVPYIEKYINNKQVIKFSIETYEREVLRYYGKKVTNFETIFYHDSLLSIEMIKKGKGNETPVWIYCLEYIYILLKNVLSETELILKYVEVLKNSFDKEFNADKFTTKSINLKYDNNIKKIQDIVIHEKFSLNVKDKNFRNILEEIKEISKDDEDKIFINLSNIIHMHIIRVVQNENRLYEYLIYSFLSKAIKTKKYISLTHNN, from the coding sequence ATGAACAATTTATTTTCAAAAAGTCTTTTAAGAACGCCCATTTATTCTCTTGAAGATTATAAAAATATTTCTGACTTAGATAAAAAATCTCTTTTTGAGTATTTAAAAAAAGATGAATTCTTTCTATACGCTTTATATACATCTTCTCCGGTCCTTTATGATTCTCTTACCATAATACAGGATTTTGATGAAAAACTACATAGTAAGATACTGCTTAGCTGCTATAAATACTATACTAGAATGTGTACCCGGTGTATTCCATTCGGTTTATTTTCTGGGGTTAATATTATAAATCATGAGAAAACAGCTGGAAATTCACATTTAATTAGAAATAATTCTATCAAAACACATACTAGGTTAGATTCTAATTATTATCATGTACTACATGAATCTTTCAGTACATTTGAAAAATCAGAAATAAGGTATTACACCAATACGAGCTTATATAAATTGGGGAAAGTGTTTCGATATACTGAATATGAATCTGAAAAATTTTCTGGTAAAAGGAAATATATTTTATCGCAGATTGAATCGGATGCAATACTCAATAAAATAATTAAGTTCTGTAAAAAAGGTGCTTACTATGTTGATATAGTGCGACTGGTAGCAGATGAAGGCTATGAAATGGAAGATTCTAGAGAATATATTGATCTCTTAATTGAATCCCAAATCATAGTTAATAATTTTTCAGTATCTACCATAGGAGAAACTTCAGAAAAGTTTTTGTTGAATGAATACAAAAAAAATGAAAATTCAAATGAATTCAAATTTTTGAAATGTGTTAACGACATGTTATCTGAAATTGATCACACAGATTTTCAAACCTCCTTCAGTAAGACAAAAGAACTCGAAAACCTTTTATTAAGCAGGACAACATCTAAAAGTGATGGTTTATATTTTCATAAAGAAGTATATTTTGATTCCGCAGAATTTAACTTTGAAGATTCTAAGTTAATTAGAAATGCCGTGGAACATGCACAGTTGCTTGGACAAAAAATTAATCCTTCCAACACCAGGATCGCAAAATTTGTTGAAACTTATAGTAAACGATATGGCGATACGGTTAGAAAACTCACTGATGTCATAGATATAGAATCTGGTATCGGATACGGTAATTTTTTAAATTCCGGAGGAATTGATGATAGCAGTATCTTATCAGGATTAAAGAACACTACCATGCCTAATTCTTCCATTGAACTAACAGACATTGATTTATTTCTCATTAGTAAAATAAAAAATAATATTGATTCCAAATCCATAGATATAGAAGAAAAAGAATTACAGCATTTTAAAGAAAAAAACAAAAATAGAAATTTTGAAGGAGCAACATTTTCCTTTATGGCTAATATCTATGAGAATGACGAAGAAAAAAAATATATTTACCTGAACAATATTGGTGGTAACGCTACAAGATTGGTAGGACGGTTCACTAATGGAAATAATGAGATCAAAGATTTAGCTCGTGAAATTGCAGCTTACGAAGAAAATTATTATTCTGATTATACCTGTGTTGAACTTGATTACATCCCAGAATCATCTTTAGGAAATGTGATTCATAGAGAACAATTTAGAAACTATAAAATGTCATTTCTGGCCGGGACTCAACAAGATATTTCTATAGATGATTTATTAATTCAGATCAGTAATAATAAGGTTGTTTTACTAACCGAAAAAGGAGAAAAAATATTGCCTTTTTTCTCCAATGCTTTTAATGTAAGCCACCCTAAAAACTTACCCTTATTTGAATTGCTTGTTGATGTACTGAGCCAATTTGAAATTACGAATGCAAATTTTTTTGACATAAAACATTATCACACATTTTTTAATCATATTCCGCGAATTACTATAAATAATACTATTCTTTACAGAGAAAGCTGGGCGATTGTAATAGATAGCTTAGATATTTCCAAAGAAACAGTTTTTACAGAAAAGCTAGCTACTGAAATTAAAGCCTACTTGAGTAAAAGAAATATCCCTGTTCATTTTGTATTAGCAGATGGTGATAATGAATTAGTTATCAATTATAAAAACGCGATATCACTCGAAATTTTCTTTAATGAACTGAAAAAGAAAAAATCAATGATCATCTATGAATGGTTGCCTAATGAACTTAATTCTATAGTGAAATCTCAGGACGGTTCCTCAACCTATAATAATGAGTTTTTATTCTTGAAGAAGAATACAATCAATCCGTTATTAATGCCTATTACAGATATCAGAAAAAGTAAAGCTTATAAAGTGAAAAGTCACTTAACTCCGTATTCAGAATGGGTTTATTTTAAAATTGATATAGGAAATAAAACCGTTGATAACTTCTTGTTAGGCCTTTATATTTTAGTTAAGAAATTACTGGCGGATAAAGTAATCGAAAAATTTTTCTATATTAAATATGTAGAAGGATCATTTCAGTTAAGAATCCGATTTTTACTTATGAATAAGTCAGATTATGTTCATTTATTGAATACAGTTGTACCGTATATAGAAAAGTATATAAACAATAAACAAGTTATAAAATTCTCAATTGAGACCTATGAAAGAGAAGTTTTAAGATATTATGGGAAAAAAGTAACAAATTTTGAAACAATATTTTATCATGATAGTCTTTTGTCTATTGAGATGATTAAAAAGGGTAAAGGAAATGAAACTCCTGTATGGATTTATTGTTTAGAATACATCTATATATTATTAAAGAATGTCTTATCTGAAACGGAACTCATTCTGAAATATGTTGAGGTGCTTAAAAACTCTTTTGATAAAGAGTTTAATGCAGATAAATTTACAACGAAGTCAATTAATTTAAAGTATGATAATAATATTAAAAAAATACAGGATATTGTTATTCATGAAAAATTCAGCTTAAATGTAAAAGATAAAAATTTTAGAAATATATTAGAAGAAATAAAAGAGATCTCGAAAGATGATGAGGACAAAATTTTTATTAATTTAAGCAATATTATACACATGCATATTATAAGAGTAGTTCAAAATGAGAATAGATTATATGAATATCTAATCTATTCATTCTTATCTAAAGCTATAAAAACTAAAAAATATATATCATTAACCCATAATAATTAG
- a CDS encoding lanthionine synthetase LanC family protein — protein sequence MDNTLLREKLNEVTQCLYEIDYQNMPISLFQGIGGVSYFFFEKINSISATEKDKEFFIYLIELLVDKLNTEEYSFTYCDGLCGIAFILRKYHPLLTKYGYELDDLIEDIDSVLIHHLEKLSENDDMNTDFLHGTFGLLYYFSFFKINDHQFRVNYIKNINYIISYIDKAKSSIELNINYGLAHGLCSIMNVIKIYLAHFDPNCKTSRECLDLCCTLFTDPRIDFKSSSLYPSISPINDFSINAEMHPVHLGWCYGDQTISTSLHNIAYFQNNEKLAQFSLKIADHWKKRDTIKKALNNDHFYDYMLCHGVGSVALYNKIWFNITQDEQFYKNYDFFMMDLLSQEQAEDNVAGYKRAVINQQYEKSYGILTGVAGVGLILLDAFNSERKSWYDLFII from the coding sequence ATGGACAATACCCTATTAAGAGAAAAATTAAATGAAGTAACCCAGTGCTTATATGAAATAGATTATCAAAATATGCCGATTTCTCTGTTTCAGGGTATAGGAGGAGTGTCTTACTTCTTTTTTGAAAAGATAAATTCTATATCAGCAACAGAAAAAGATAAAGAATTCTTTATCTACTTGATCGAACTTTTAGTCGATAAACTTAATACAGAAGAATATTCATTTACGTACTGTGATGGACTGTGTGGGATAGCCTTTATACTCAGAAAATACCATCCTTTACTCACTAAATATGGATATGAATTAGATGATCTTATTGAAGATATAGATTCTGTTTTAATTCATCACCTGGAGAAGCTGTCTGAAAATGATGATATGAATACAGACTTTTTGCACGGTACTTTTGGATTGCTTTATTATTTTTCTTTTTTCAAAATTAATGATCATCAATTTAGGGTCAATTATATCAAAAACATTAATTACATTATTTCATATATCGATAAGGCGAAAAGCAGTATTGAATTAAATATAAATTATGGCCTGGCTCATGGGCTTTGTTCAATAATGAATGTCATAAAAATATATTTAGCACATTTCGACCCTAATTGTAAGACTTCCAGGGAATGCCTGGATTTATGCTGTACTTTATTTACAGATCCAAGAATTGATTTCAAATCTTCATCTTTATATCCAAGTATCTCTCCTATTAATGATTTCAGTATCAATGCTGAAATGCACCCTGTACATTTAGGCTGGTGCTATGGTGACCAGACTATTTCTACCTCTCTGCACAATATCGCCTATTTTCAGAATAATGAGAAATTAGCGCAGTTTTCTTTAAAAATTGCAGATCATTGGAAGAAAAGGGATACTATTAAAAAAGCCTTAAATAATGATCACTTTTATGACTATATGTTATGTCATGGAGTAGGGTCTGTGGCGCTATACAATAAAATCTGGTTTAATATTACTCAGGATGAGCAGTTTTATAAGAACTATGATTTTTTTATGATGGATTTATTATCTCAGGAGCAGGCTGAAGATAATGTAGCAGGATATAAAAGGGCGGTGATTAATCAGCAGTATGAGAAGAGTTATGGAATTTTAACAGGTGTAGCGGGTGTTGGGCTTATTCTTTTAGATGCATTTAATTCTGAAAGAAAGTCATGGTATGATTTATTTATAATTTAA
- a CDS encoding class I lanthipeptide, translating into MKKGKKLSLKKEKISSLTNSDMQSITGGKQIDNGAASTRHNFTCDWCTGSDNSTDCSTYTKITTGGQLTCVSCP; encoded by the coding sequence ATGAAAAAAGGTAAAAAACTTTCTCTGAAGAAGGAAAAAATTTCTTCTTTAACGAATTCAGACATGCAGTCTATTACAGGAGGTAAGCAGATTGACAATGGTGCAGCTAGTACCAGACATAACTTTACATGTGACTGGTGTACAGGAAGTGATAACTCAACTGACTGTTCTACGTATACCAAGATAACCACAGGTGGTCAGCTTACTTGCGTTAGCTGTCCTTAG
- a CDS encoding YihY/virulence factor BrkB family protein, with the protein MNAKNNFWNILKDTYKDWSARDLGTEAASLAYNAIFSIPGLLIIIIWLTGIFFGEEAVRGEITKLIGSMMGKDVGKSLEEMVIGGMVDKKNIVMKIVGIVTLVFGATSLFFQFQKSLNKLWDVVAAPKKAWEKYLLDRANSLGMIVVIAFLLLITLLLSSFIGLANDWIVRRFNLETLVLVNILNIVVGFAITLILFAAMFKILPDVEIQWKSVWIGAAVTAALFTLGKYLLTFYFDTFNPSSAFGTAGTIILLLLWINYTCQIIFFGAEFTKVYAKNKGHELKPSRHAKLSPQMVAKEDKDDIVEGVEPAQKKS; encoded by the coding sequence ATGAACGCTAAAAACAACTTCTGGAACATCCTGAAAGATACCTATAAAGACTGGAGTGCCCGCGACTTGGGTACGGAAGCAGCCAGCCTTGCGTACAATGCTATTTTTTCAATTCCCGGACTGCTCATCATCATCATCTGGCTCACAGGGATTTTCTTCGGTGAGGAAGCGGTGCGTGGTGAAATCACCAAGCTTATCGGCAGCATGATGGGGAAAGATGTCGGGAAAAGCCTTGAAGAAATGGTGATCGGCGGGATGGTTGACAAAAAGAATATCGTAATGAAAATTGTGGGAATAGTTACCCTGGTATTCGGTGCCACTTCCCTGTTCTTCCAGTTCCAGAAATCCCTCAATAAGCTCTGGGATGTGGTGGCAGCGCCTAAAAAAGCATGGGAAAAATACCTTCTGGACCGTGCCAATTCCTTAGGAATGATTGTAGTGATTGCATTTTTGCTGCTGATCACCCTGTTGCTGAGTTCATTCATCGGACTTGCCAATGACTGGATCGTCCGCCGGTTCAACCTGGAGACTTTGGTTTTAGTCAACATCCTTAACATTGTGGTAGGCTTTGCCATTACCCTGATCCTTTTCGCGGCCATGTTTAAAATCCTTCCGGATGTTGAGATCCAATGGAAATCGGTGTGGATAGGTGCCGCAGTAACTGCCGCATTGTTTACGCTTGGGAAATACCTCCTGACGTTTTACTTCGACACCTTCAATCCCAGCTCTGCATTCGGGACCGCAGGGACCATTATCCTGTTGTTGCTCTGGATCAATTATACCTGCCAGATTATTTTTTTCGGAGCCGAATTTACCAAAGTATATGCAAAAAATAAGGGTCATGAACTCAAGCCGTCGAGGCATGCAAAGTTGAGCCCGCAGATGGTAGCTAAAGAGGATAAAGACGATATCGTAGAAGGCGTTGAACCTGCTCAGAAAAAATCTTGA